In Nasonia vitripennis strain AsymCx chromosome 4 unlocalized genomic scaffold, Nvit_psr_1.1 chr4_random0004, whole genome shotgun sequence, the genomic window CAAGCTTGTCGTTTTTTGATGGGTAACGCGACATCATTTTTGATCGTCTATCGACATGTTTTTGATTCTGTTGATGGTTCGTGTCAGTTTTCTGACGACCGCTATTCTTTCGGATGATCCACGCCCCGTGCGTTGTTGCCGCTACTTCtctattttctatttttgtaGGATTCTGTTGTGGTAGGGAACGTACTGCTTATTGTGGCTACTGCGATGGCGGTGCTCGcaagtgtgtgtatatgtgtatgtgtatctAATTTGtgtgtaaaaatatttgagtAAACCGGAAGTCGACCAGAAGTGAAACGGAAGTCatcgaaaataatacaaaatgacCCGGAAGTGACTAAGAATAACCGACAATAAACCTGAAATATGCCGAAAATGAACAGGAAGTGACCAGAATGATGAATATTTGCTGAAGTACTCCTAAGGGGTGAATCgtaaattaatcaataaataaataataaaaatttttgaaagtattatttataatactgTAAATAATGTCAAAgtcttacacacacacacacacacatgcgcgcgcgcgcgcgcgcgaggggatgccgataccccgtatgtggcgcgtccccTGGGTGGCGGATAGGGTAAAGCTCATCGGCGCGTCGAGGTCTCCTCAACCGGCCGAAGGGTaaagcagaaataaaatatgctccgccGACCAAACAGGCTATGGGAAGAAACCCCgaagataaatcaaacatggataatgagttaataacattactaCCCCAAGCGGGTTAAGCCTCAGTACCCAGTCTTGCCGTCGATTCCGATCGGGTTTAAGTCCCGGTGGTCGACGCTGACCCCATGGAtttagggggggggggggcaaactTACCTAGAAGCCGCAGAAGTTTATCACCTGACCACTGCTGCATGTAGAGACGCAGGTGATATGTAAATAGAGGTTGatgcaaaataataaagttaatgtATCATACATTCTAATCAAATGTTCTCGCATATTACTAATATTCAATTGAACACTGCAtgggcaaatattaaatacaatagcgaCTGCAAATGCTACAGCAAAAACACcgcaatcataataattagtctGATACTGTACTTGTTTAAAATGtatgcgtaaattatcttCATTTGGAAACAGCTTatcaatacaaattttatgattaCCATCAAAgccattttttgttaatactatCAAAAATTCGTATTCCATTGTCTTTGTACCACAAACAAATCCAGTGTCTGTTTGTACTTGAAccagaaaaaagtatttgaatatataCTTTATGTCTATCAataggttaaatattagacaacctctgaaaattaactgtagattgcatatcaaaaatcaagtgaaattttgaaatgccgttgaattcaagtatatggttatcatttaattgacttttagaattagaataattttcaattccttttaaaataagtacatctatagtatcataaatatatcataaattgtcgtacaacagcaaataatctatttttcatttttatttttatcaggtatttctgcactaattaattggtttaagtgatttgcagcatacattgttttatctcttttttaaacaaatgttATGCTAATCAgttaaaatttgcaaaaattaaagcatGAGAGGTAAACATTAAactaaaattatgaaattaaacaatttctaaaacgaaaatctacactatattaaaactttatatttggtcgattttgtaaaactcttccaaaactcgtaaaaaaaaattaaatctattttacggtAGAAATATTCTTTGAACGTAAATCATTCAGGttgacaaaaaaattcaaatctttcgcatttcaattagtttttagcaataaGAAAGAAAGGCACTGCAATAGATTACATGCAAGTGTTTTATTTGCAAACTTCGTAGAGGCAAGCCGCAAAGCCCCACGATGGCATCGACCCCCACGATGCCGAATACGACCATTTAGCAACTGCGGAGTGGACTACTTTGGGCCGATGCAGGTAAAAATTGGGAGGCGCAGGGAAAAGCGTCGGGGCGTACTCTTCACGTGCTTAACGACGAGGACGATTAAATTAGAGTTAGCATCATCCTTAACGGCGGAATCCGCGATTTTAGCTTTTCAACGGTTAGCCGCAAGGAGGGGATGCCCGTCAGTTATGTACAGTGATAACGGGACAAATTTTCGAGGCGCGTGCCGAGAATTGAAGGCATGAAGTGGCTATTCCATCCGCCTGATGCGCCGCACAAGGGCGGTGCGTGGGAGCGGCTAATCAGGTCCGTAAAAATCGCTCTTAATGCTGTACTCAAAGGGCAAACGACTATCGACAAAATTCTATATACGTTGCTAACAGAAGTAGAACATTAGGTGAATTCTCGTCCACTGACGCACGTATCGGTATATCCGCGGGACGAGGAAACGTTGACACCGAACCACTTTCTAATCGGAACATCGTCGGGAGaaattaaattagaaaaatatgatgtGTAGTCGGTGTGTTTACGAAAACAATGGCGCATCGCGCAAGCATTTGCAGAAGCCGCACCAGCGCCGATCACAAGAAAAAAATAGCTACAGCGAAAATCGCCACTTGCAGTGGGCAACATAGTATTAATTATTGATTTACAAGCACCGCGCAATTCATGGAGAAAAGGAAAGGTCGTAGAAGTGTACAAAGGCGCTGACGGCGAAGTCAGAGTAGCAAAAGTCGATACTGCGGGTGGTCAATTTGTAAGACTAGTGCGAAGATTAGTAAAATTGATCAGCGAAAAAATGGTACAATAGTAAGCGTTATTTTGTACGAGGGGGAATATTGTTACGGATAGAattgcgtgtgtatatatatatatatatatatatatatatatatatatatatatatatatatatatatatatatatacatgtatatatatatatacacacacacacacacatacacacacacacacgaagtTGCCTGTTTTACCGAGGCGATCGCGAAGAAAGCGAGATGAGAAAAATGATGCAATAAGAAATATGCGCTCGGCTTTCTTCGTCCTTTCTCGGCCATCATCGATGACGTTTTCGGCGGCGATTATAAGCGTAGCGACAGTTACCGGCGACGACTCGCGAGAGAAGGAGGTCAAGAGCTGACCTTTTCTGATTAGGCATTATTAATAAAGTAAAGATTTTCTAACATTGAACATTAGTAGTCTTAACCGTTTATTGTTGAATCCTAACTTCGTCTTGTCCCTAACAAATTGGTGCCGAAACCCGGGAATTACTTTCGCCGGGATATTGGTTTTGCGGGACAAGTGAACATTTGATTTAATAAAGTGATACGCGGCACTAGTGATGGCACAAATATACAAGAAGCAAGAAGAACATTAATTCATGGATGCAGCCTGCCGAGAGAAAAGAGGAATTTCGAGTCAGAAACTAACCCGGCCACACGTGGATGCTGTGAACAAAGGCTGAACGAAGACTTGATGACACGACAAACTTTGGCGGACAACCGATGGATGCTTGGCCTAGGATTCCACACGAGACCAAAAGCTTTTAATTTGTTAAGCGGAATTTGCATCAATTCGCAAAAGTGACAAAGCTAAAGATAAGTACTTgtgtatttattgatttatataGAGAAAGCGTAGAATTTATTTATCACTAAATAAGTAATTTCGAGTAAAAGGTGTATTACAGTTGCGCGTGATTAAAATTAAgatttattgtaatttgaGCGGAGATAAGTTGATTTATACGTTTGTGTCTAGTTTTGTGTCAAGCATTTATTCGGGAACAAACTCAAAATTCACGGTTCGCTTTCACGTAGAAAAAGCCTACGGAAAACGATTGTGTATTCTTAGttagtaattttatttagtttgatACGATAAAATTATAGCTTTCTGTACAACTAAATCGAAATCTAGCAAAGCCAGTCGATATTTGAGATAGTAGTAAATCTTATCCgaaatttgttataattttgtgACTGAAAGAACGGTTGATATGTATGATCAAAAGCTGATGTAAGTTGATCGTTAATCATTCCTATTtgctaaaataattaataaacgcAATGTTGGATCGCGTTGGAGGTTACTAAATTAATATGGTTTATCGAGTTGACAAAAGTTGGTTTGTTTATTAAGGTGcctattacatttttatttactagtCAACGTGGAAAAGTTAAAATATACTTCGTTTTCTTAGAGTTgcgtaaaattaaaatcaattccCGCCTGACGTCATAGTGATTCAAGCTATACATACCGAATTCTCGAGTGTGATCGAAATCTTCGTAGCCAAGGTATCGGGTTGCAAACGAGCAACGGTTGCGGGCTGTTGTAGCGCGTGTTATTATCAATTATTCTTCGAATGGCGAAGACAAAGAGCGACTTTgatattttaacgttttaatttgaatttaatttgtaGTTGTGCTTGTTGTAATAGCGCTGAGGAGTTAAAAGTTTGCAAATATACTGCCTGTAAAATTTGTTCCAGGGAAGATTTCAAGCAGCTATTTTCATAAAATCGCAAATGCCCAAATCAACTTGGATGTTGGAGGTAACAATGAGGCTACTGGGTACATCGACCATGGCACCATCATTCAAGGAGGAGTGCACTACCTTGCACAGCTGGCAGCAACCATCATCGCAACCCCGAGCGAGCAAAAGAATAGAAAAGAGAAGCGTCAGCGAGAGCAACGATGACACAACGGCGGCCCAGGTGGAAGGCGCCTTCGAAGTCGCGTGAAGTTATTGCTTCTTTTTTGCgggttttaaaaaattagataagataaaaataaaaacaaaatgccAAAATCTCCGTAAAGATATTTTGACTAGTGTATAACGAGAGGCATAGCAAGCGTTTCTCCGCGATTCTACAGTGAAAATTCAAGATCATGTTAGTAAAGGAAAATTGATCTGTGGCGGCTAGACAAAGTGGCAGGGTTGTGAGAAACGTGTATTGACGCTAtggttttgagaaaaataattagacGTAAAgcaatttgattagttttgagaaaatataGTTTAACTGACAGAGTTTAGACAGCATAATGAATCGGTAACTTAATTGATTGGGATTAGTGATTAGCTCACTTTGATTCAAGGTGGAGAATTGAAATTAAAGTAGTCACATGGAATTAagtaaatttgaaataattgatGACAGTTAAATAATCAGGTGAAAGTATTGAATTGGAAATTAAACAGATGTAGTTTTAATGCCAAAATCTTTACGAAAAATAtgaggatattttaagttacACGCAGTTGTGCTCTCATACTCGTATTGAAGTTAGGTAGAATAAGAAATTGTTGTTCAATTTTGAATCGGCGTGAAGAATTTAGTGTGTGATTAGTGAGTTTTCAAAACGTAGggtgaaaatatttgttaactGACTAATTATCGCAGTAGGCTTTTGAGGCGCTGCGATTTGattgataaaaaagaaaattaaaggaCCGTAATTTCATGCAGTAGGCTTTGAGGCGCTGCGACTTGCTTGATCTGAATACGATTTAATTCATTTAGGGCATTAGAATTTAATGTTAAGTAGAGAAATTAATCGAAAGGAAACAGCATGATATTCTTGTTAATAAGTTCATTTGATTTATCAGGAGTTATGATTGTGCATAACTCAAGAGATCTGTGATCCATTGGCGCGGATCCTATGATCAACAACCCGTCAAGCAGGGGCACACAGGGAGGGCTGCAAGGGAGTAGCTAGAGTGCGAAAAAGCTTGCGAGTGTTCAAAGTTATTTAAATGTTGAGGCCAAAGCGTCTAAGCGGGGGGAGCATCGTGGTGGTGCCCGATTTGGTAACGCGTTGTAGTCTAgaagtttaattaattttcgcaGTGATTTGTTAGTGATTGATCGAAACACAAGGATAGTGCTAGATACTTAAATACGAGTGCAAAGAGCACGGCTGTATAAATTAAGCGAATAGTGTCCGATGCCGTTTCCCCTCGCCGAGTTTTGCACGGTTTCCTCGGAGGCATAGGGCAAATGCCAGGGATTATGTGTGTTGAGTCCATGCTTAATGCTCAAACATCACAGGCAGAACTTTCAAAGCTAGTTATTGTCACATTTATGATGTAAATTAAGATCGAGGCTGAAACGAGGGGGAGTGGGTAAAAAGAGAACAAGAGGGTACTTGCTCGTGATAGAAAGTTTGCAGAAACAGGTGCGTGCGCGCGTTGGCCGAACTCCCATAGCGCGGAACCGTCTCGATGGTTCTGTGGCTTCTAGCCCCCAGCTAGGGGTGACTTGGTCACCCTGAAGCTGTCTCCGACCCCGAAGGGAGCTTGCTCCGAGGTTCTGAGGGTCCTACGTTGCACGGGGAAGCCGAAAGGCGGGCCGTGGCGCGTCTTGGCTGAGGAGCGAGGTAACAGGGCGGCGACACTTTGTTTTGTTCCGAAGTGTAGCAAGTTAGATTCTAGATTCGCACAAGTTCTCTCTTCCACCGCAACTCCTTAGCGCTCATCGGCAACGGATTAGGCGGTAATTAGTCATAATTAGGGGCAGCGACAGATCCAGTACAAAAAGGATCGAGGCGACAGTCAGACGCGTTCTGACCTGTGGCACAACCAGTAATAGAGTTGTGGCTGATACTCCCGGTTTCGAGAAATAAAACTGCATATTCGTACTTATGCATTATTCATTCAATTTGTATTTAACTATAACTTGTTCTGCGAATTCTGTATAATAGTTTCTGCTTTACCTTGAACAATCAAAATGAGCACATACTGTGTAAACGGGTTACAGCTTCATTTATGGTGGACGCAATTtatgttaattaaaaatatgtaaaattaaaGCTGATCGGAGTATTTTCGTTAAGATgcagtttaaatttaaaagtaGCATGTAAGGTGTGATCAAAGAGAAACTGTGCGCGGgtataatttgtttatttggaTACTTCAAAATTATctaaagaaaaagagaagtgTGAATGGCATTTTACCAGAGACATACGTGCAGAGGCATATGAAAAGGTTGAACAATTTGTCGCCGAAAAAATAGTTAATCAAGAGCAgtcttttttttgaaatttttaaatgacatgtttataaattattattaaattatgtttaAAGAATAATGATACACCGGCTTCAAATACTATATGTAAACCTTATCATTTATAAGAAAGAttgctaaaaaaattttccaaagaAATCAACTTTTAAAGGCGAAAGTCTCGTTAAACCTTATAAGGGCATAATGATTAAAAAAGAAGTTCACAAGCATGAAGTTTTAGATGCAGCGGCGCGTATTTTAAACGAAGAAATACTTAAATTCAAATGTAATAAGATTCCAGCTAATGAGGTGAAAACAAAACATTTGATAGAGGGTGAAGTACCTGAACTAGTTAgcaaattttatgaaaaagtaATTGCAGGCGCTAATTACCGACGACGACAACATACAAGGACCGTCACATTAGCAAAATCATTTTCAGAAGATGTAATATATGCCGTTTTCAACGGTAGAGGAAAATTATCTAAACAAATCTGTCTTGGCTTAACGTTGAAGAGCTTGACTAAcagcaaaaaaattataaatatagttCATCGGTACGGGCATTGCTGTAGCTATAGTATATTAGAAGGTCTCGAAACCAAGTCAACATTTACATCTTGCGAGAGCACCGATATTTGCCCGGATGGTATCGTGCGATTACCTGGCTTACTCACTGGAGTTGCGTACGACAACTATGATCGCTTTGTAGATACGACTGGGGGTAAGGACACGCTCCACGACACCGTTGgcatcatttttcaaaatgaaaGCGAGGAAGCTGATGATAGCGAAAATATTGAGGAAAATGTCAGTGAGAGCATCGATGACGTGTCTGCTTCAAAACTAGTTAAACATAGACGGAGTTTTGACATGATCAGCCACGAACTACAGCCGTACACGAAGCGACCACGAATTATTGAAAGTATGCTGCCACTTGACTCACCATTGCGCTTAAACACTCCAAATCttcaatcagtgaatcatATAAATTTTGCATGGATGCTTTCGCACTACTTTAATATGCAAGGTACAGCGATGTGTGTCGGTTTTAATAGTTTGTTGCATGAAGATACATACCCTAAGCAAgttatttgttatttaacgACAATTCATTCTTCACCAACAAATAAGGCTGTTGTATTGCAGACTATGCATCAAAGCAAAGCAGTGGCTAATGAGTGCGGAGAAGATTACATGCAAGTAACGTACGATCTTGCAATTGCAAAAATAGCTCTACAAATTCAAAGCACTGAGAAAGAAGtgtttgataatttatttattcacctTGGTGCTTTCCATATTATGATGGCGTATTTTAAGGCAGTGGGTAAGTTTATTGATAACTGTGGCTTAACAAACATCATGGTGAATGCAGATATGCTTGCCAACGGATCGGTGAACGGTTTTATTGCTGGCAAACATTTCAACAGGTGTAAGCGCTTGCACCCAATAACAGCGTTGGCGTTCAAAATGTTACACTTTGAAAAGTTTGTCGAACAAGAGAATATAGAATTAACCCACGAATTAACAAATTTGCTAcagtttttaaaaagaaaatcgcgcGAACATGCATTCAAAGAGCCTGTATTGACAAATTTGCTTGAAAAGTATGAACTTTTTAGAAAGCAAACAATAGAAGGCAAGCACGGTAAAACAGCACAGATTTACATGTAGTATGTGCAATTTatcgattattatttattactcaATGCAAGCATCCGCACAGGTAATTTCGATATATTTAAATTCGTTTTaccgaaaataaataatttgttttttgcttTCAATCAGCCAAATTATTCACGATATTTAGTGAAATATCACGATAATTTGTTGAAAGTAGATGAGTCACATCCAGGATTGCGTCTGCAATTTGAGAAGAACTCAATCGGTGTTAAAAGGACGATGAAACCTTTCTCTAGACAACCGATTTATCTGACTCTCGAACAGACTATAATTgctgatgctgcgaataagtTGACAGGAATTTCACATATAACTAATTCAATATCTGCTAGACAGCGTTGGTGCAGGAGTCATACGATACGATCGAACATTATTAGTCATACAATGGAACAAACGGGGCTGAGAAAAGCTCAGGATATAACAGCCGATCTACAAAAAAGCCGAATAAAACATAATTCAACGCAGCTCCACGGATTTATTGATGGAATCAAACGTACCGTGAATTCGTTTGCCAACAATctagataataattatttatataacatTTCTACTGGCGAAGCAGCGCCCGAACATGTAGAAAATTTCTTACTCAATGCTGGAAAAAAGGGAAACGACAAACGAGAAGCTTTCATACAAATTTGCGTAGATGATCCAAATAAGTTCGAGCAGGCTATTTCGCAGTCAAAGTATTATACTTTTAGTGACACTgttattaagaaaaaagtttcggttGCTGGAAAAGAGGTAGAACTGCGAATGCAGCCCGATTTATTTGGCCAGCTTCTTcatatttctttgaaaaaagaaCTCACTTTAGAAAAGGTTCTAGCTTATCCGTTAACAATATTTCAAAGAAAGTACTGCAGACAATATGTACGAGTAGAGCAAAAATTGTCGTAATTGCCTTTGATCAATACATTTTTCCAACGATCAAAGATACTGAACACAAGCTCCGAGGTATGGTACAAGCAAACTTTCATATCGATGGTCCTGATCAACTGCGGAAAAAGGAGTTATTAGTTgaactaaaaaatataaattttaaacaagcactcgttaaattttttattgataattggGCAGAAGACATTAATGACAAAACTATTTATGTAAATTCAGGCGCTTGTTTTAAGTTTACTGTCAAGGACGGTAAAGTAGTGAGAACTTTGGATGAAAAACTTACGTGTCCTGCTCATGAAGAAGCCGACAcaaagatgatttttcatatttgCCAACTAGATTTCGATGCAAAAGTAACAATTCGTTGTTCCGACACCGACGTCTTGATTATCATGTTAGCCAATATGagtaaaatttcgaaaaatattcAAGTACGCATGGAAGTCAGCGTTGGCAATCATCAACGATTTATTAATGTATCGAAATTGTACGATGCTCTAGGAAGAAATGTAAGCGAAGCACTACCAGCCTTTCATGCGCTCACAGGATGTGATTTTAATCCGGCCTTTTTTAGAAAAGGCAAAAAGCGCCCGTTTATCATCATGCGTATATTTACTGACTTTACCGAGAGCTTTATTCAGATGTCAACGCCATCGGACAATAGAGAAGAAACTTTTGCCAAGATAGAGCagtttatttgtaaaatgtaTGGGTTCAAATCGCTGAAAAACATTAACGACGTACGATTAGCAACATTTCAAAAAACGTACAAACACATCGATAACGATGACGTTTTCCATTTGCCCAAGAAAAGTATTGATGGTTCGGCCTTACCATCATGCAAAGCGGAACTCTACCAACATTTTTTGAGAGCGTGTTATGTAGCGCAAATGTGGGCGCACGCACACCTACAAGTTCCCATTGCTGAGCCTCCAACAAATTATGGCTGGATAGAGATCGAAAACAAGTACGGCTTTTCTTGGTTTTCTGGGAGCCAGTTATCAACGACCATCACCGAAATAACGATTCAACCCGAAGAAggtagaatttttttaaattttaattatattatcagattatgttgtatatataaacttgatggtttttgttttattttgttatagaTGATAATGATTAAAATCTAAGGGCGGAATCTGACAGTGACTCTGACAGTGAATTCGGGGATGGTGGAAGTAGCAGGAGTCAAAGCGAAGATGAAATAGAATATCAGCTGTTTTTTTGAATAAACGATGATAATACATCAAGTATtgattaatatattaattaatacatattactttatttttcgagttttATTTCTTCCTTTATAAATTGAAATCCAGTTAGAATATTTATTCAATCCGTAATATACGCGTCCCATccaatttacgcatattatcAACGTTCCGAGTAACTTTAGTTAACTTATTTCATCCCGATTGAAATATTATCAGATAATAGTCGACATAGTAGCTGAAGTAATCAAATAAATCAGCTTGCTGTATGCCGGGGAAAAGTTTGTCAGCTGATGTATTTTAATAAACGAGCGTCGCTCATATCTACATATTGCGCCACACATTTCACTGCGTCAGCTGACGGGTTTTCCACCGACATATATACAGctgacgattttttttattcaaataattatgtaaactATCATCTAACAAATTTTCAATCGGGATGAAATCACCaaaacaacttttttatttttcatgttCGTATTAGGAGCTGACGTATAATCCACCGCGATACAGCCAGCTGacgttttttttcactttagTATTATAAAAACTATTGACTTACGAATTTTCAACCgggatgaaataataaaatttggttTTTTTAACGTGATTTGGCGGCTGCCGTTGGCCTACCCACCGCTGATGCCACAGCTGACGTGCGCGAGGCTTCATGACACAACTGCCTGAAACATTTCGCAAATTATCCGTCGAGATGAAATAATCAACCTCAATCTGCTACTGGCTCCCGGACTATTACCTCTGGTAGATTTAACTCTACTTCatattctgtagtattaacgCATAAGGCGTGTATTTTGCATTCTTGGTTAATACCAATAAAATTTCCAAAGTATAACCCTTCTTCTAAATTTTATAAAGGTGCAAATCCTACTTCTCTGATCTATCGCTTGCTCTTGCGTAAATCACTTGTCTCGTACGTGCAGGTAATTTAAAAGCACATTCCATCCTAAGATTCCATCTGtatcaatataaaattcatCGGGAACCACGTGCACGTCACATTGTAATCCCTCTATTCTCAAATTTGTCCTACGTAAACTTAAGCATTTGCCCGGCGTAACTTCGTTAATGGCAATTACGTATTGTTTATCGATTATCGTCCTACTAGTGACATTACTCGCTTTAATCAACTCAACATCAGCTCCACTATCCGCATAGAAACGTGCTTTCCTCCCCTCTAACTTTTCGCTCGTAAGCTCTACGATTGGTGGTTTACGTCCTGCTGTAGCAAATCTTATTAAGTACTTctgattattaattttctccTGCACGTTGGCTTCTTTCTCCTGTTTTGACTGTtcttttaacttattaaactGCACGGCTATCTCCTTTATTTGCCTCTTTGAATTTTCGATTTTCTCATGCTTCTGTCTGATTTGCCCCTTTACTTTCTTTTCTTGTGTTGGCGTCGGTTTCGGATTCGGTGGATTGTTGCTTATTGATTGCCCGATACCCCCGACTGGTAACGAGCATCCTGGTAGTTTAAAGAATCTCCGGACTGATTTCTGGCATTTCTTTTATCTTTTCTATTACGATCATTGTTATAATTGTCGTTATTCTGATCATAGTAACgattgttgttattgttgccTTCACTGTCGTTGCGCCTATTGTCATCCCCCATCATCACGCCGATTATAATTTCGATTATCATCTCTATCATTGTTGTACctattattgttgttataaTGACTGTCATTGTCTCGATTTTTGTAcccattattattgttataatttctATTATCTTCCCGATAATTGTGCCCATTATTGTTGTTGTAATTTCGATTATCTC contains:
- the LOC116417081 gene encoding uncharacterized protein LOC116417081 produces the protein MVQANFHIDGPDQLRKKELLVELKNINFKQALVKFFIDNWAEDINDKTIYVNSGACFKFTVKDGKVVRTLDEKLTCPAHEEADTKMIFHICQLDFDAKVTIRCSDTDVLIIMLANMSKISKNIQVRMEVSVGNHQRFINVSKLYDALGRNVSEALPAFHALTGCDFNPAFFRKGKKRPFIIMRIFTDFTESFIQMSTPSDNREETFAKIEQFICKMYGFKSLKNINDVRLATFQKTYKHIDNDDVFHLPKKSIDGSALPSCKAELYQHFLRACYVAQMWAHAHLQVPIAEPPTNYGWIEIENKYGFSWFSGSQLSTTITEITIQPEEDDND